From Arcticibacter tournemirensis, one genomic window encodes:
- a CDS encoding putative toxin-antitoxin system toxin component, PIN family, whose product MTVQLKHGAAIDKAILSGKIAVSSQTLEELTLVIFRRKFDKYFLNEIERLEIVDKIAQNSVLCDPELKIFDCRDPKDNMILELAVAANASCIISGDEDLLTLHPFRGIPE is encoded by the coding sequence ATGACCGTACAGCTAAAGCATGGTGCAGCGATAGACAAAGCTATTTTGTCGGGAAAAATTGCTGTGTCTTCACAAACCCTTGAAGAATTGACGTTAGTTATTTTCCGGAGAAAATTCGATAAATATTTTCTAAACGAAATTGAACGGCTGGAGATCGTAGATAAGATTGCACAGAACAGCGTTCTTTGTGACCCCGAGCTCAAGATTTTTGACTGTCGTGATCCAAAAGACAACATGATCCTAGAGCTTGCTGTTGCCGCTAATGCTTCGTGCATCATCTCAGGAGATGAGGATTTGTTAACGTTGCATCCTTTCAGAGGTATTCCTGAATAG
- the accC gene encoding acetyl-CoA carboxylase biotin carboxylase subunit, translating into MFKKILIANRGEIALRIIRTCKEMGIKTVAVYSTADRDSLHVRFADEAVCIGPPASKDSYLNIPNIISAAELTNADAIHPGYGFLSENAKFSAICRDYHIKFIGATPEQINGMGDKASAKETMKQAGVPTIPGSDGLISDIAEGLEVANSIGYPIILKATAGGGGRGMRIVWKDEDFEAAWDSARMEAGAAFGNDGLYLEKYVEDPRHIEIQIIGDQYGKVCHLSERDCSIQRRHQKLVEESPSPFMTDALREKMGEAAVIGAKAVNYEGAGTIEFLVDKHRNFYFMEMNTRIQVEHPVTEEVINYDLIKEQIRVAAGVPISGKNYLPAKHAIECRINAEDPANGFRPSPGRITIFHSPGGHGVRVDTHVYAGYRIPPNYDSMIAKLICTGQTREEAICTMERALSEFIIEGVKTTIPFHCQLMKDPNFRAGNFTTKFMESFEYIEETV; encoded by the coding sequence ATGTTTAAGAAGATATTAATTGCAAACCGTGGTGAAATTGCATTGCGTATTATCCGCACATGCAAGGAAATGGGAATAAAAACCGTAGCTGTTTATTCAACAGCCGATCGTGATAGTTTGCATGTAAGGTTTGCAGATGAGGCGGTATGTATTGGCCCTCCTGCCAGCAAGGATTCATATCTTAATATACCGAATATTATTTCGGCAGCGGAACTAACCAATGCCGATGCGATCCATCCTGGGTATGGATTTCTGTCGGAGAATGCCAAGTTCTCGGCTATTTGCCGCGATTACCATATAAAATTTATTGGAGCTACTCCCGAGCAGATCAATGGCATGGGAGATAAGGCCTCGGCTAAAGAAACAATGAAGCAGGCCGGCGTACCTACTATTCCGGGTTCCGACGGGCTAATATCTGATATTGCAGAGGGTTTGGAAGTTGCGAACTCTATAGGTTACCCCATCATACTAAAGGCGACCGCCGGCGGCGGTGGTCGTGGGATGCGCATTGTGTGGAAGGACGAAGATTTTGAAGCGGCATGGGATTCGGCAAGAATGGAGGCCGGGGCGGCGTTTGGAAACGATGGGCTGTACCTGGAAAAATATGTAGAGGATCCGCGCCATATTGAGATTCAGATTATTGGCGATCAGTACGGAAAGGTATGTCACTTATCAGAACGCGACTGTTCGATACAGCGACGCCATCAGAAACTGGTTGAGGAATCGCCTTCTCCTTTTATGACAGATGCATTGCGTGAGAAAATGGGAGAAGCAGCTGTAATAGGTGCTAAAGCGGTAAACTATGAGGGTGCAGGAACGATTGAGTTTCTCGTAGACAAGCATCGTAATTTTTACTTTATGGAGATGAATACCCGTATTCAGGTAGAGCATCCTGTAACAGAAGAAGTAATAAATTATGATTTGATCAAAGAACAGATCAGGGTTGCTGCAGGAGTTCCGATATCAGGTAAAAATTATCTGCCGGCTAAACATGCTATCGAGTGCCGCATTAATGCCGAAGACCCTGCAAATGGGTTCAGGCCATCACCTGGCAGGATCACGATATTTCATTCTCCGGGTGGCCACGGCGTTCGTGTTGACACGCATGTATATGCTGGATACCGGATTCCACCGAACTACGATTCAATGATCGCTAAGCTGATCTGTACCGGACAGACCCGTGAGGAGGCTATCTGTACAATGGAGAGAGCGTTGAGCGAATTTATAATAGAAGGAGTAAAAACAACCATTCCTTTTCATTGCCAGTTGATGAAGGATCCAAACTTCAGAGCAGGGAATTTTACTACCAAGTTTATGGAGAGCTTTGAGTATATTGAGGAAACTGTCTGA
- the accB gene encoding acetyl-CoA carboxylase biotin carboxyl carrier protein produces MDIKQVQELIRFVSKSGVNEVSIEEKDFKITIKTNQAPTYVNATIPTPVAATAPQAQPASVVPPVPAEPKVTVPEAEDNSKYVMVKSPMIGTFYRTAGPDKPPFVNVGDEVKAGQVVCIIEAMKLFNEIESEVSGRIVKVLVENSSPVEYDQPLFLVEPA; encoded by the coding sequence ATGGATATTAAACAGGTTCAGGAACTTATCAGATTTGTTTCAAAATCAGGTGTTAATGAAGTTTCAATCGAAGAGAAAGATTTTAAAATCACTATAAAGACTAATCAGGCTCCAACATATGTTAATGCAACTATACCGACGCCTGTAGCAGCAACTGCTCCTCAGGCACAGCCGGCATCTGTGGTACCACCGGTACCAGCCGAGCCAAAGGTGACGGTTCCTGAAGCGGAAGATAATTCTAAGTACGTGATGGTTAAATCGCCGATGATTGGTACTTTTTATCGTACTGCCGGACCGGATAAGCCTCCTTTTGTCAATGTTGGCGATGAAGTAAAGGCGGGCCAGGTGGTGTGTATCATCGAGGCGATGAAATTGTTTAACGAAATAGAATCGGAGGTTTCCGGACGAATAGTAAAAGTGCTTGTCGAGAATTCAAGTCCTGTTGAATACGATCAGCCTTTGTTCCTGGTAGAACCTGCCTAA
- the rpmF gene encoding 50S ribosomal protein L32, translated as MAHPKRKISKSRRDKRRTHYKAEAPALSTCKTTGAVHLPHHAYNVDGNLYYNGKLVIENTAIA; from the coding sequence ATGGCACATCCAAAACGGAAAATTTCAAAGTCGAGAAGAGATAAGAGAAGAACTCACTATAAAGCTGAAGCTCCTGCTCTATCTACATGCAAGACGACAGGCGCAGTTCATTTGCCTCATCATGCCTACAATGTTGACGGCAACCTGTATTATAATGGTAAATTAGTTATCGAGAATACGGCTATTGCTTAA
- a CDS encoding DUF4972 domain-containing protein encodes MNSKFKNISALLPLSYMLVLAVLLGLAGCSKDSKKEETRPTDPNVEKLDSYVKNLTALRDTSVYGTYTGMYPQESKEILTPVISEANKLILLIKYGDTPPSHADIEQCYVKLEKAGTDFKASKRTEDAVIPAELFVNGMNGGYIDFGSSPEYSVFGNPGSQQFTVETWFKFTNINGFGAAITTFYENGGSRVRKGWMINHFDNQRLRMSYSMSAYDNMLEPGADLPMSGFGNTWVHFAAVYNDNGFNGERDGNGNLIVIKVYRNGELVSTATKRNSSDKYVGNDLPISMTAFLEIRSDGSTTRKIAGYIKDFHIWKTAKTAVEINQLKNKEIIVSGTETDLACGWDFSKTVRDDNNIRDLTGRHSARLIGEHRWDLK; translated from the coding sequence ATGAATAGTAAATTCAAAAATATATCAGCATTACTGCCCCTGTCGTATATGTTAGTGCTGGCAGTCCTGCTTGGCTTAGCGGGCTGCTCCAAGGATTCCAAAAAAGAGGAAACCCGTCCAACCGACCCGAATGTCGAAAAACTGGATAGTTATGTGAAGAATCTTACAGCACTCCGTGACACCTCTGTTTACGGTACCTACACGGGAATGTACCCCCAGGAAAGTAAGGAGATTTTGACACCCGTTATAAGTGAAGCGAATAAACTGATCCTGCTGATAAAGTATGGAGACACCCCGCCTTCTCATGCAGATATCGAGCAGTGTTACGTTAAGCTTGAAAAAGCTGGCACTGATTTTAAGGCTTCCAAACGAACCGAAGATGCGGTGATCCCCGCAGAACTCTTTGTTAATGGCATGAACGGGGGATATATCGACTTTGGCAGTAGTCCTGAGTATTCGGTCTTCGGAAACCCGGGGAGTCAGCAGTTTACGGTAGAGACCTGGTTTAAATTTACGAACATCAACGGCTTTGGTGCAGCGATTACCACGTTTTACGAAAATGGCGGAAGCCGTGTAAGAAAAGGTTGGATGATTAACCATTTTGATAATCAAAGACTGAGAATGTCGTATTCAATGAGTGCCTATGATAATATGCTCGAACCGGGAGCCGATCTTCCGATGTCGGGTTTTGGCAATACCTGGGTACATTTTGCTGCGGTGTATAATGATAATGGGTTCAACGGCGAAAGAGATGGCAATGGCAATCTCATAGTGATTAAAGTTTACAGAAACGGTGAGCTGGTGAGTACGGCCACCAAAAGGAATTCGAGTGATAAATATGTGGGTAATGATCTGCCGATATCTATGACTGCATTCCTGGAAATCAGATCAGATGGAAGTACTACCCGGAAAATCGCCGGCTACATAAAGGATTTCCACATTTGGAAGACAGCAAAAACAGCAGTGGAGATCAATCAACTGAAGAATAAAGAAATAATAGTTAGTGGAACAGAAACGGATCTCGCATGTGGCTGGGATTTCAGCAAGACAGTGAGGGATGACAACAATATCCGTGACCTTACCGGCCGGCATTCTGCGCGGCTGATCGGTGAGCACAGGTGGGATTTGAAATAG
- a CDS encoding FKBP-type peptidyl-prolyl cis-trans isomerase, whose protein sequence is MKRFLLLVVLFAATFSSCKKDEGSDYDPEEQLKKDEQIIKDFVAANNLQEVEREENGIYYIITEPGTGTATYTANTKVKVKYTGRLLSGTVFDSGTTEFTLGRVIAGWQLGVPLIQKGGKIRLLVPSGYAYGPYQNGPIPANSVLDFDIELLDVTN, encoded by the coding sequence ATGAAAAGATTTTTATTATTGGTAGTCTTATTTGCGGCGACTTTTTCTTCCTGTAAGAAGGATGAGGGTAGCGATTATGACCCGGAAGAACAGTTGAAGAAGGACGAGCAGATTATAAAAGATTTCGTTGCCGCGAATAATCTGCAGGAAGTTGAGCGCGAAGAAAATGGCATCTACTATATCATAACAGAGCCAGGAACAGGTACAGCAACCTACACGGCAAACACTAAGGTTAAAGTTAAGTATACCGGAAGGCTCTTGAGCGGCACTGTATTTGACTCCGGGACAACAGAATTTACGTTAGGCAGAGTGATTGCCGGATGGCAATTAGGGGTGCCTTTGATCCAGAAGGGTGGAAAAATACGATTACTGGTTCCTTCGGGATATGCATACGGGCCTTATCAGAATGGACCTATTCCTGCAAACTCCGTGCTTGATTTTGACATAGAACTGTTGGACGTAACAAATTAA
- a CDS encoding glycoside hydrolase family 76 protein: MNKYKNPMISFFYCLTVVVMSFFSSCNEADDDKPYTPDYDVVPQYTAADVDTAFNAFNRHLFDPTRKLYYRDSGKPTAVGAIWTQAVYWDMAMNAYKRTKSPQHRQLIEDIYTGCGNYYANYDWNTKPQVWFIYDDIMWWVISMARAYEITGEQKYLDHSISGFHRVWYGAPGIDNGSYDAVNGGMLWDWHDAAKGKMSCINYPTVIAAMTLYNITKNADYLSKAKEIYQWSHDNLFDSRTGRVADSKHGGNSPNWTTHTYNQATCIGAAVMLYKETGEQRYLDDAVLTADYTKNTMSGKLQILPYEGGEEQGIYHAILGQYMIRLIEDCNKPEYLPWLRRSINYGWKNRDAVRKLTTKNFIAPTPSNEPISCYDASGVVALMQVCPPESK; the protein is encoded by the coding sequence ATGAACAAATATAAGAACCCGATGATAAGCTTTTTTTATTGTCTTACAGTGGTTGTGATGTCGTTCTTTTCCAGCTGTAACGAGGCTGATGATGACAAACCATATACACCTGATTACGACGTTGTGCCTCAATATACCGCAGCAGATGTGGATACTGCATTTAATGCCTTCAACCGTCACCTGTTTGATCCGACAAGGAAACTCTATTACAGGGACTCCGGAAAGCCCACGGCCGTTGGCGCCATCTGGACCCAGGCGGTTTACTGGGATATGGCAATGAATGCTTACAAAAGAACGAAAAGCCCTCAGCATCGCCAGCTGATAGAAGACATATACACCGGCTGCGGCAACTACTATGCTAACTACGACTGGAATACCAAGCCCCAGGTATGGTTTATCTACGACGATATTATGTGGTGGGTTATTTCTATGGCAAGAGCCTATGAGATAACCGGTGAGCAGAAATATCTCGATCATTCTATCTCCGGATTCCACAGGGTATGGTATGGAGCACCCGGTATAGACAATGGATCTTACGACGCTGTAAACGGCGGTATGTTATGGGACTGGCATGATGCAGCTAAAGGGAAGATGTCGTGCATAAATTATCCTACCGTAATTGCAGCGATGACCTTATATAACATCACCAAAAATGCAGATTATCTGAGCAAGGCTAAAGAAATATACCAATGGTCGCATGATAACCTATTTGATAGCAGGACAGGCCGTGTGGCCGATTCCAAGCATGGCGGAAACTCCCCCAACTGGACAACGCATACCTACAATCAGGCGACCTGCATAGGCGCTGCTGTAATGCTATACAAGGAGACCGGCGAGCAACGGTATCTGGATGATGCAGTCCTTACAGCAGATTATACTAAAAATACCATGTCGGGTAAGCTCCAGATACTCCCATATGAGGGTGGTGAAGAGCAGGGAATATACCATGCTATCCTCGGGCAATATATGATCAGGCTCATTGAAGATTGTAACAAGCCCGAATACCTGCCCTGGCTGCGCCGAAGTATCAATTACGGCTGGAAGAACAGGGATGCTGTACGTAAACTAACTACGAAGAATTTTATAGCGCCTACCCCTTCGAACGAACCAATTTCATGCTATGATGCCAGTGGCGTTGTGGCGTTAATGCAGGTTTGCCCTCCTGAATCAAAGTAA
- the rpiB gene encoding ribose 5-phosphate isomerase B, whose protein sequence is MDEKKSIAIGSDHAGFEYKEMLKSFLAGSDVKDFGTYSAESADYPDFAHPVSSAVENGEFTFGILVCGSANGVAITANKHQGIRAAICWTEELAELARKHNNANVLCIPARFISEELARAITEKFLSTDFEGGRHATRVGKISC, encoded by the coding sequence ATGGATGAAAAAAAATCAATTGCTATAGGTTCTGATCATGCCGGATTTGAATACAAAGAGATGTTGAAGTCTTTTTTGGCGGGGAGCGATGTAAAAGACTTTGGCACGTATAGCGCAGAATCGGCCGATTATCCCGACTTCGCACATCCTGTTTCTTCGGCTGTAGAGAACGGCGAGTTTACTTTTGGAATTCTCGTTTGTGGGAGCGCAAACGGAGTTGCGATTACGGCGAATAAACATCAGGGCATAAGAGCTGCGATATGCTGGACAGAGGAACTCGCAGAACTGGCCAGAAAACATAATAACGCCAATGTTTTATGTATACCCGCCCGTTTTATAAGCGAGGAGCTCGCCAGAGCTATAACAGAGAAATTTCTCTCCACAGACTTTGAGGGTGGACGTCACGCGACAAGGGTAGGGAAGATTTCGTGTTAA
- the tatC gene encoding twin-arginine translocase subunit TatC, whose amino-acid sequence MSENRGKKLIDSLKRKGESLEAEMSFFDHLEVLRWHLIRSCIAIVVFTGVAFSYYDFIFDKIILGPKSADFWTYQFMCGLAERFNLGADYCIKDINFNIINTEMAGQFTLQINSSLLMGLVLGFPYLLYEVWRFVKPGLTDKERTSASGFVFYATMLFILGILFGYYVIAPLSITFLANYTVSSVIQNQITIDSYLSSVATLTLGSGIVFELPILIFILSKIGIMTPAFMRSSRRYSSVIILIIAAVITPTPDILTMLTVSFPLFILYEISIMISARVERNREKALMSRD is encoded by the coding sequence ATGAGCGAGAACAGAGGAAAAAAACTTATCGACTCCCTGAAAAGAAAAGGAGAAAGCCTGGAAGCAGAGATGTCGTTTTTCGACCATCTGGAAGTGCTCCGCTGGCACCTTATCCGCTCCTGTATTGCTATTGTGGTATTTACGGGCGTCGCTTTTTCATATTACGACTTTATTTTCGATAAGATAATCCTTGGTCCTAAAAGTGCTGATTTCTGGACATACCAGTTTATGTGCGGCTTGGCTGAGCGTTTTAACCTGGGTGCTGATTACTGTATTAAGGATATCAACTTTAATATTATTAATACAGAGATGGCGGGACAGTTCACGTTGCAAATCAATTCGTCTTTACTGATGGGGCTTGTACTGGGCTTTCCGTATCTTTTATATGAAGTGTGGCGTTTTGTAAAGCCCGGATTAACCGATAAGGAAAGAACTTCGGCAAGCGGTTTTGTGTTTTATGCTACAATGCTATTTATCCTCGGTATCCTGTTTGGCTACTATGTAATTGCGCCGCTTTCTATCACTTTTCTTGCCAACTATACGGTCAGCAGCGTAATCCAGAACCAAATCACCATAGATTCATATCTTTCCTCTGTTGCTACGCTAACACTGGGCTCGGGCATCGTATTTGAATTGCCTATACTGATCTTTATCCTGTCGAAGATTGGAATCATGACGCCTGCCTTTATGCGTTCGTCGAGAAGGTATTCGTCTGTTATCATACTCATTATCGCTGCCGTTATCACTCCAACTCCGGATATACTAACGATGCTTACGGTTAGTTTTCCGCTGTTCATACTGTATGAAATAAGTATTATGATATCAGCAAGGGTGGAAAGAAACCGTGAAAAAGCTTTGATGAGCAGAGATTAA
- a CDS encoding FKBP-type peptidyl-prolyl cis-trans isomerase: MKVITYKLSLVMFLLVAVTAGCKKEYDNIEVEDEKNIQEYIQKNGLNMQVYDTTGIYYQVTKMGTGSPIDYTQQLPVVYTVKSLDGVYSSQDTILNHYANYFGYYSPASLRDLMKDVLKNQGGSIRIILPSRKAYGRGGNTSLGIPGNASLDFTVSILEKSKLPAYEDQMIKKYLGTDLPNYTKSEDGIYYKISEAGTGKEIRTDSTVTVNYSGSFMNGTVFDSYEGYSSQVDGFINAWKKILPLLKEGGSVKFVTPSSSAYGLQGSSSIPAFSPLGFDVKVTKVGQ; encoded by the coding sequence ATGAAAGTAATTACATATAAATTGTCTTTGGTCATGTTTCTTTTAGTCGCTGTAACGGCTGGCTGTAAAAAGGAGTATGATAACATTGAAGTAGAAGACGAAAAGAATATTCAGGAATATATTCAGAAAAACGGTCTTAATATGCAGGTCTATGACACCACAGGTATCTATTACCAGGTGACAAAGATGGGGACCGGCAGTCCGATTGACTACACCCAGCAGCTGCCGGTCGTGTATACTGTAAAGTCGCTTGATGGCGTATACTCATCCCAGGACACGATCCTCAATCATTATGCGAATTACTTTGGATATTATTCTCCAGCCAGTTTGCGCGATCTGATGAAGGACGTGCTGAAGAACCAGGGTGGATCTATACGGATTATACTTCCATCGCGTAAGGCTTACGGAAGAGGAGGGAATACCAGTCTTGGGATTCCGGGGAATGCTTCTCTTGACTTTACCGTGTCTATCCTGGAAAAAAGTAAGCTGCCCGCGTATGAGGATCAAATGATAAAGAAATATCTGGGTACAGATCTTCCGAATTATACTAAATCGGAAGACGGGATCTATTACAAAATAAGCGAAGCGGGGACGGGGAAGGAGATTCGGACGGATTCTACAGTAACTGTGAACTATTCGGGTTCTTTTATGAACGGTACCGTTTTTGATTCTTACGAGGGATATTCGTCGCAGGTCGACGGATTTATCAACGCCTGGAAAAAGATTTTGCCTTTGCTTAAGGAAGGCGGGTCGGTGAAATTCGTGACGCCATCGTCTTCTGCTTATGGTCTGCAAGGCTCAAGCTCCATTCCGGCCTTCTCTCCGCTTGGTTTCGATGTAAAGGTTACGAAGGTAGGTCAATAG
- a CDS encoding YceD family protein yields MKSLQEYRISYTGLKTGKHQFDFDIDERFFNEFEYSLVKTGELKVDLELDKQETMIILQFAIRGNIFLNCDVCLSDFPTVVDVNERQIVKFSGDENLEDNTDEIIVLGKNEHEIDVSPLIYEYINLAVPYFHRCEESGSTPWCDKEMLEKLEKLSGQVTEEEEQEEQTSADPRWDALKKIKNNN; encoded by the coding sequence TTGAAATCGTTACAGGAATATCGAATATCATATACAGGGTTAAAGACGGGGAAGCATCAATTCGATTTTGATATTGATGAACGTTTTTTCAACGAGTTTGAATACTCGTTGGTGAAGACCGGTGAGCTGAAAGTTGATCTTGAGCTGGATAAGCAGGAAACGATGATCATCCTTCAGTTTGCAATTAGGGGAAATATATTTCTCAATTGTGATGTTTGTCTTTCGGATTTTCCGACTGTTGTTGATGTAAATGAACGGCAGATTGTTAAGTTCAGTGGAGATGAGAATCTGGAAGATAATACAGATGAGATCATTGTGCTTGGGAAAAATGAGCATGAGATAGACGTTTCGCCTTTAATATATGAGTATATTAATCTGGCGGTTCCCTATTTTCATCGTTGTGAAGAGTCGGGCTCGACACCATGGTGTGATAAAGAGATGCTTGAGAAGCTTGAAAAACTTTCCGGGCAGGTTACAGAGGAAGAAGAACAAGAAGAACAAACCAGTGCAGATCCGCGGTGGGATGCACTAAAAAAGATAAAAAATAATAATTAA
- the plsX gene encoding phosphate acyltransferase PlsX, producing MKIGLDIMGGDFAPRATVLGAIAAYKALEPHQKLVLIGDKDQALPILEEHNFSPENFEFVHATQAIGMGEHPTKAITQKPDSSISLGFKLLKEGKIDSFSSAGNTGAMLVGAMFSIKTIPGVIRPAISTVVPKLKKGYGIMLDVGANADCKPDTLLQFGILGSLFAENILGIHNPKVGLMNIGEEEEKGNLLMLATHPMMKDTNSFNFIGNIEGRDLFNEKADVIVCDGFTGNVMLKLAETFYVLTRQKGFQDEFFARFNYEQYGGSPILGVNAPVIIGHGISSPEAIKNMILLSRSMITTKLIDKITSAFK from the coding sequence ATGAAAATTGGCTTAGATATAATGGGTGGAGATTTTGCTCCCAGGGCTACTGTTCTGGGTGCAATTGCAGCCTATAAAGCCTTAGAGCCGCACCAGAAATTGGTGCTTATCGGCGATAAAGACCAAGCTCTTCCTATTCTGGAGGAGCACAACTTCAGTCCTGAAAATTTTGAGTTTGTTCATGCCACTCAAGCTATTGGTATGGGCGAACATCCTACTAAAGCAATCACTCAGAAACCCGATTCAAGTATTAGTCTTGGTTTTAAGTTACTCAAAGAAGGGAAGATAGATTCTTTTTCTTCTGCAGGTAATACAGGAGCCATGCTGGTAGGTGCTATGTTTAGCATTAAGACTATTCCCGGAGTTATACGACCTGCCATTTCTACGGTAGTGCCTAAGCTTAAAAAGGGATATGGGATTATGCTGGATGTTGGCGCTAATGCCGACTGCAAGCCTGATACGCTTCTCCAGTTCGGGATATTGGGCAGCCTTTTCGCTGAAAATATCCTGGGAATTCATAATCCGAAAGTAGGGTTAATGAATATCGGAGAGGAAGAGGAAAAGGGTAATCTGCTGATGCTTGCTACCCATCCGATGATGAAGGACACAAATTCGTTTAACTTCATCGGGAATATTGAGGGACGTGATTTATTCAATGAAAAGGCTGATGTGATTGTCTGTGACGGCTTTACGGGAAATGTGATGCTGAAGCTCGCGGAGACTTTTTATGTTCTTACCCGTCAGAAAGGATTCCAGGATGAATTTTTTGCGAGGTTCAATTACGAACAGTACGGGGGAAGTCCCATTCTGGGTGTTAATGCACCGGTAATTATAGGGCATGGGATATCAAGTCCGGAGGCAATCAAGAATATGATCCTTCTGTCAAGAAGCATGATCACGACGAAGTTAATTGATAAGATCACATCTGCATTCAAATAA
- a CDS encoding beta-ketoacyl-ACP synthase III, with amino-acid sequence MQKIYAAITAVNGYVPDYVLTNHELETMVETNDEWITSRTGIRERRILKGEGVATSDLAVPAVKGLLEKRGISAEEIDLIIFCTSTPDMPIPATANILAHKIGAKNAWGWDLQAACSGFVYGLTTGAQFIESGKHQKVLVVGGDRMSAIVNYEDRATCILFGDGCGAVLLEPNTEGLGVIDSILKSDGAGCQFLYVKAGGSLKPASHDTVDAREHYAYQEGQTVFKSAVTNMADVAAEVIERNNLKGEDIAWLVPHQANKRIIDATASRAGVPAEKVMINIDRYGNTTNGTIPLCLWEWESKLKKGDNIILAAFGGGFTWGSVYLKWAY; translated from the coding sequence ATGCAAAAGATTTATGCTGCAATTACAGCGGTCAACGGATACGTACCTGATTATGTGCTTACGAATCATGAATTGGAGACCATGGTGGAAACCAATGATGAATGGATCACCAGCCGTACGGGTATAAGGGAAAGAAGGATTTTGAAGGGAGAGGGAGTAGCTACTTCTGATCTTGCAGTTCCTGCGGTGAAAGGCTTACTCGAGAAACGGGGGATAAGTGCTGAAGAGATTGACTTGATCATCTTCTGCACATCGACTCCCGATATGCCGATACCTGCTACTGCGAATATACTTGCCCACAAAATCGGAGCTAAGAATGCATGGGGTTGGGACCTGCAGGCTGCCTGTTCGGGCTTTGTTTACGGCTTAACAACAGGTGCTCAATTTATAGAATCTGGAAAACATCAGAAAGTGCTGGTAGTTGGCGGCGACAGGATGTCGGCCATCGTGAACTACGAGGACCGTGCTACCTGTATCCTCTTTGGTGATGGTTGCGGAGCTGTGTTGCTCGAACCGAATACTGAAGGTTTAGGTGTGATCGATTCTATTCTGAAAAGCGACGGTGCGGGATGCCAGTTTCTTTATGTGAAGGCAGGAGGCTCGTTAAAACCGGCATCTCACGATACGGTTGATGCGAGAGAACATTATGCTTATCAGGAAGGACAAACGGTGTTTAAATCGGCTGTGACTAATATGGCAGATGTAGCCGCAGAGGTAATAGAACGTAACAACTTGAAGGGTGAGGATATAGCATGGCTAGTTCCGCATCAGGCAAATAAGAGGATTATCGATGCTACGGCAAGCCGCGCAGGTGTACCCGCAGAAAAAGTGATGATCAATATAGACCGCTACGGAAATACCACAAACGGAACAATTCCTTTATGTTTGTGGGAGTGGGAAAGTAAGCTGAAAAAGGGTGATAATATTATCCTTGCTGCGTTTGGCGGTGGCTTCACCTGGGGTTCTGTGTATTTGAAGTGGGCGTATTGA